In Camelina sativa cultivar DH55 chromosome 16, Cs, whole genome shotgun sequence, a single window of DNA contains:
- the LOC104752331 gene encoding uncharacterized protein LOC104752331 has translation MEDIGLVKQGWKWMQSQKNMCSDACSALRCFGEKMGGVVERHWPLVCCGCGKLLGLLRLSFVYWKDCIFRGFHCSAKLGSAALLLIMWSCFLSLTSLSCLLYVLLSMGAAAAVVLNLGCTPGLFIVGLFGILTLWMYANFWITGTLFIVGGYLFSLNHARVVVLMAASYAMYCVKVRLGWLGLFLSINLAFLSNDILNCLLQWCDNLSEKPQHEEPKKPKETIIEEDYSEEFEYPSVPPVEEETEKKVHENKSSAEPTAPSTVVNSVKEISTVKIVKIEETSSADEMKRILNSLNHYEALGFPRHKKIDAAVLKKEYRKKAMLVHPDKNMGSPLASESFKKLQSAYEVLSDFVKKRDYDEQLRKEESRTRSVCQTSHASSHKSGPDYRSEESRRIHCTKCGTSHIWVCTNRTKAKARWCQDCGQYHQAKDGDGWVELKGTLPFERAHKIEIPRAFVCAESKIFDVSEWAICQGMACRPNTHRPSFHVNMVGLEKTTQRSNSSRFPWDLDVEMMDEDEEEFELWLQQALASGLFCETSKRRKSWSPFKLSQMKSKKQWRRTST, from the exons atggaGGATATTGGGTTGGTTAAGCAAGGTTGGAAATGGATGCAGTCTCAGAAAAATATGTGCTCGGATGCTTGTTCTGCGCTGCGGTGCTTTGGGGAGAAGATGGGAGGGGTTGTGGAGCGTCACTGGCCGTTGGTGTGTTGTGGATGTGGGAAGCTATTAGGGTTACTTCGTTTGTCTTTTGTGTACTGGAAAGACTGCATTTTTAGGGGTTTCCATTGCAGCGCCAAATTGGGTTCAGCTGCTTTGCTTCTCATTATGTGGAGTTGCTTCCTTAGCTTGACTTCCTTGTCTTGCTTGCTTTATGTTCTCCTCAGTATG GGGGCAGCTGCAGCTGTTGTTCTGAACTTAGGTTGCACCCCTGGCCTCTTTATTGTAGGACTATTTGGAATTTTGACTTTATGGATGTATGCAAACTTTTGGATCACCGGAACATTGTTTATTGTTGGAG gctatttattttccttaaatcaTGCCCGTGTGGTGGTCCTAATGGCGGCCTCATATGCGATGTATTGTGTCAAAGTCAGACTTGGATGGCTTGGTCTTTTCCTCTCAATAAATCTTGCTTTCTTGTCCAATGATATATTAAATTGTCTTCTTCAATGGTGTGACAATTTAAGTGAGAAACCACAACACGAGGAACCAAAGAAACCGAAAGAAACAATTATAGAAGAAGACTATTCAGAGGAATTTGAGTATCCTTCAGTTCCTCCTGTCGAAGAAGAAACCGAGAAAAAGGTTCACGAGAATAAGTCGTCTGCTGAACCAACTGCTCCTTCGACTGTTGTTAATAGCGTAAAGGAGATTTCTACTGTTAAAATAGTCAAAATAGAAGAGACAAGTTCAGCTGATGAAATGAAGAGAATACTGAATAGTTTGAATCATTATGAAGCACTGGGTTTCCCTCGGCATAAAAAGATCGATGCTGCGGTGCTTAAGAAAGAGTATAGAAAGAAG GCAATGCTGGTTCATCCAGATAAAAATATGGGGAGTCCATTGGCAAGTGAATCATTCAAGAAACTTCAAAGTGCTTACGAG gTTCTTTCTGATTTcgtaaagaagagagattacGATGAGCAATTACGAAAAGAAGAATCTAGGACTAGGAGTGTTTGCCAGACATCTCATGCTTCTTCGCATAAG AGTGGTCCTGATTATCGATCAGAAGAGTCGAGGCGGATACACTGTACGAAATGTGGTACTTCACACATATGGGTATGCACCAATAGGACTAAAGCAAAGGCAAGATGGTGTCAG GATTGTGGTCAATATCATCAAGCAAAAGATGGAGATGGATGGGTCGAACTCAAAGGGACATTACCCTTTGAGAGAGCACACAAG ATTGAAATACCACGTGCCTTTGTTTGCGCGGAAAGCAAAATCTTTGACGTCTCAGAATGGGCCATTTGTCAG GGAATGGCGTGTAGACCGAACACACATAGGCCAAGCTTTCATGTGAACATGGTTGGTTTAGAGAAGAcaacacaaagatcaaactcaaGTAGGTTCCCATGGGATCTAGATGTGGAGATGATGGATGAGGACGAAGAAGAGTTTGAGCTATGGCTTCAACAAGCTCTTGCTTCTGGTCTCTTCTGCGAAACCTCAAAACGCAGAAAAAGCTGGAGCCCTTTCAAGTTAAGCCAGatgaaaagcaagaaacaatgGCGAAGAACATCCACTTGA
- the LOC104752333 gene encoding photosystem II 10 kDa polypeptide, chloroplastic: MAASVMFSSVTLKPAGFTVEKTSARGLPSLTRARPSFKIVASGVKKIKTDKPFGINGSMDLRDGVDASGRKGKGYGVYKYVDKYGANVDGYSPIYNENEWSASGDVYKGGVTGLAIWAVTLAGILAGGALLVYNTSALAQ, translated from the exons ATGGCTGCTTCAGTAATGTTTTCATCGGTGACCTTGAAACCAGCTGGTTTCACCGTGGAGAAGACCTCGGCTAGAGGCTTACCCTCGCTCACAAGAGCTCGTCCCTCCTTCAAAATCGTCGCCAGTGGCGTCAAGAAGATCAAGACCGACAAACCCTTTG GAATTAACGGCAGCATGGACTTGAGGGACGGCGTCGACGCCTCCGGCAGGAAGGGCAAG GGGTACGGTGTTTACAAATACGTCGACAAGTATGGAGCTAACGTCGATGGATACAG TCCTATTTACAACGAGAACGAGTGGTCAGCGAGTGGTGATGTGTACAAGGGAGGAGTCACCGGATTGGCAATTTGGGCTGTGACTCTCGCCGGAATTCTTGCCGGAGGTGCTCTTCTTGTGTACAACACCAGTGCTTTGGCTCAGTAA
- the LOC104752332 gene encoding DNA repair protein recA homolog 1, chloroplastic yields the protein MESCLELSLKLNPCLTPLTPLYPFTPCSYSPPLSLSSCYPRRLYSQVTVNAARKLNHNVSSEFDDRINGALSPDADSRFLDRQKALEAAMNDINSSFGKGSVTRLGSAGGALVETFPSGILTLDLALGGGLPKGRVVEIYGPESSGKTTLALHAIAEVQKLGGNAMLVDAEHAFDPTYSKALGVDVENLIVCQPDNGEMALETADRMCRSGAVDLICVDSVSALTPRAEIEGEIGMQQMGLQARLMSQALRKMSGNASKAGCTLIFLNQIRYKIGVYYGNPEVTSGGIALKFFASVRLEIRSAGKIKSSKGDEDIGLRARVRVQKSKVSRPYRQAEFEIMFGEGVSKLGCVLDCAEIMEVVVKKGSWYSYEDQRLGQGREKALQHLRENPSLQEEIVKKVRLLMLDGEVHRSTPLVSSSSSPASHHEEEEDSLDDFQ from the exons ATGGAATCATGCCTAGAATTGTCTCTGAAGCTAAATCCTTGCCTCACTCCTCTTACTCCGCTCTATCCATTCACGCCATGTTCGTATTCGCCGCCGCTCAGTCTCTCTTCTTGCTACCCCCGCCGCCTCTATTCGCAGGTCACCGTCAACGCCGCGAGGAAACTCAACCACAACGTCAGTTCTGAATTCGATGATAGAATCAACGGCGCTTTATCTCCCGACGCCGATTCCCGCTTCCTCGACCGT CAAAAGGCTTTAGAGGCAGCTATGAATGACATCAACAGCTCATTTGGTAAAGGAAGTGTAACGAGATTGGGGAGTGCTGGTGGAGCACTAGT GGAAACTTTTCCGAGTGGTATATTAACTCTTGATCTTGCCTTAGGCGGAGGCCTGCCCAAGGGTCGTGTAGTTGAG ATATATGGACCAGAAAGTAGTGGCAAGACCACGCTAGCACTCCATGCTATTGCTGAAGTGCAG AAGCTTGGAGGCAATGCAATGCTTGTGGATGCAGAGCATGCCTTTGATCCAACATACTCTAAAGCTTTAGGGGTTGATGTAGAAAATTTGATAGTGTGCCAGCCAGACAATGGCGAAATGGCTTTAGAAA CTGCAGACCGTATGTGTCGCTCAGGTGCGGTTGACCTTATTTGTGTTGATTCTGTTTCAGCACTTACTCCACGAGCTGAGATTGAA GGTGAGATTGGAATGCAGCAAATGGGTTTGCAAGCTCGTCTTATGAGTCAAGCTCTTCGTAAAATGTCAGGAAACGCCTCTAAAGCTGGTTGTACGCTTATTTTCCTAAACCAAATAAGATACAAG ATTGGCGTGTACTATGGGAATCCGGAGGTGACAAGTGGAGGCATTGCGTTGAAGTTCTTTGCATCAGTCCGGCTAGAAATTCGTTCTGCTGGGAAGATCAAATCT AGCAAAGGGGATGAAGATATTGGTCTTCGAGCTCGTGTAAGAGTGCAGAAAAGCAAG GTGTCAAGGCCGTATAGGCAAGCAGAGTTTGAGATTATGTTTGGGGAAGGAGTCAGTAAACTG GGATGCGTTCTTGATTGTGCTGAAATAATGGAGGTTGTGGTGAAGAAAGGTTCTTGGTACAGCTATGAAGACCAAAG GCTAGGGCAAGGAAGAGAGAAAGCACTGCAACACTTAAGGGAAAACCCTTCTCTTCAAGAAGAAATTGTGAAG AAAGTGAGATTGTTGATGTTAGATGGAGAAGTTCATCGATCAACTCCTTTGGTGAGCAGCAGTTCTTCCCCGGCTTCgcatcatgaagaagaagaagactcgcTTGACGATTTCCAATGA
- the LOC104752334 gene encoding putative protein TPRXL, translated as MASACVNNVSVSQEFPTTYGCFNPRASFSREDSMGSGSAASDTQKKQIPPEDQVAGDFEFRLEEDPVGILPADELFSDGKLVTKQQQTTVEIGGRSEMDNNNNISGGGGDNCTFSPKAPRCSSRWRDLLGLKRFSHNSKAPTTTTTTTTTTFPSNPRSSTSSLKQFLHRSSRSSSSPGSSSSSSSSSSDASLLMSLPLLKDSDCESLSLSSSRMSLSSSSSGHDHEDLPRLSLDAERHNLNHNHNITANPFAPARSLNPNPPRMRLVNHSSAGTGGGRVGRSPMRRSGGGDTTSHRGVSVDSPRLNSSGKIVFQSLERSSSSPSSFNGGTSGYRHRGMERSYSSNVRVTPVLNVPVCSIRGGSVVFGQFFTNGNNNNSNNRASSSHINRGRNSTDRN; from the coding sequence ATGGCTTCGGCATGTGTAAACAATGTTAGTGTTTCTCAGGAGTTTCCTACTACTTACGGATGTTTCAATCCACGAGCTTCTTTCAGCCGCGAAGACTCCATGGGCTCTGGATCGGCCGCATCTGACACTCAGAAGAAGCAGATTCCGCCGGAGGATCAAGTAGCTGGCGATTTCGAGTTTAGGTTGGAGGAGGATCCTGTCGGAATCCTCCCCGCTGACGAGCTTTTCTCCGACGGTAAACTCGTCACGAAGCAGCAACAGACGACGGTTGAGATCGGCGGCAGGTCGGAGatggataataataataatatctccGGTGGTGGCGGCGATAATTGCACTTTTTCTCCAAAGGCACCACGGTGTTCGAGTAGGTGGAGAGACTTGTTAGGTCTCAAACGATTCTCTCACAACAGCAAAGCTCCGacgactactactactactacgacGACGACGTTTCCTTCGAATCCGAGATCATCTACCTCTTCCTTGAAGCAATTCTTGCATCGGAGCTCTAGATCGTCGTCTTCACCcggatcctcttcttcttcttcttcttcttcttcagatgctTCGTTACTCATGAGCCTTCCTCTTCTCAAAGATTCCGATTGCGAATCTCTCTCCTTATCCTCTTCTCGTAtgtctctctcctcttcctcctccggcCACGACCACGAAGATCTCCCCAGACTCTCTCTCGATGCAGAGCGACATAACctcaaccacaaccacaacatcaCCGCGAATCCATTTGCTCCCGCTCGTAGCCTAAACCCAAACCCACCGAGAATGAGGTTAGTCAACCATTCATCAGCAGGAACCGGAGGAGGGAGAGTGGGACGCAGCCCGATGCGACGTTCGGGTGGAGGAGACACAACATCTCACAGAGGAGTCTCTGTGGACAGTCCAAGACTTAACTCATCAGGTAAAATCGTGTTCCAGAGCCTGGAACGAAGCTCGAGCAGTCCAAGCAGCTTCAACGGTGGAACAAGCGGGTACAGACACAGAGGAATGGAGAGATCGTACAGCTCAAACGTGAGGGTAACACCAGTTTTAAACGTTCCGGTTTGTTCAATCAGAGGTGGTTCAGTTGTCTTCGGTCAGTTTTTCACAAACGGcaataacaacaacagcaacaacagaGCTTCTTCGTCTCATATCAATAGAGGTCGTAACTCAACGGATCGAAACTAA
- the LOC104752335 gene encoding uncharacterized protein LOC104752335, producing MEQEPESDRRDSADAMTTTSSNAVEGGGEAMARGLSAMLESVIKDFDSKSLDTLNSQDKLSASLDRLVQELDQLLESAPLPFIVQHASRITSVKQRVSSLNLVLKSIQRRIDNIDHMLSANSTTTTALDKTSSDTTL from the exons ATGGAGCAGGAACCAGAATCGGACCGCCGCGATTCAGCTGATGCGATGACTACTACAAGCTCCAACGCCGTAGAAGGTGGAGGAGAAGCAATGGCTCGAGGTTTATCAGCGATGCTGGAGTCGGTCATCAAAGACTTTGACTCTAAATCTCTCGATACGCTCAATAGCCAAGACAAACTCTCCGCTTCCCTCGATCGCTTAGTCCAAG agCTAGATCAATTGCTGGAGAGTGCTCCGTTGCCGTTTATAGTACAACACGCGTCGAGAATCACAAGCGTCAAACAAAGAGTTTCGTCGCTTAATCTTGTCCTTAAATCTATTCAAAGGCGTATCGATAACATCGATCACATGCTCTCTGCcaactccaccaccaccaccgccctAG ACAAAACATCCTCGGATACTACATTATGA